A region of Dermochelys coriacea isolate rDerCor1 chromosome 1, rDerCor1.pri.v4, whole genome shotgun sequence DNA encodes the following proteins:
- the LOC119843847 gene encoding trefoil factor 3-like gives MENKVFWLLTISLIVGLSNALLPPGECDVQPKARENCGYPGITEIECSARQCCFNSDAPDSPWCFKPAPVEQCQL, from the exons ATGGAAAATAAGGTGTTCTGGTTACTGACCATTTCCCTCATTGTGGGGCTCAGCAATGCCTTGCTGC CTCCAGGTGAATGTGATGTGCAACCAAAAGCAAGAGAAAACTGTGGGTATCCAGGCATCACTGAAATTGAATGTAGTGCAAGACAATGCTGCTTTAATTCAGATGCTCCAGATAGCCCCTGGTGTTTCAAACCAGCTCCAGTAGAAC AATGTCAACTATAA